From the genome of Bacteroidota bacterium:
CTTGGCCGGTCACGCTCCGCCCTTCTTTGCTGACAGCATGCGTTAAAAATGAAAAACTCAGAAAAATGATAACGAACAAATTTTTCATGGGGATTGGGTGTTAGTTGTGCTGGAAGCTATTTCAAAAGCTCTTTAGTATGCCCTTCTGAAGAAGCACAGCGGCACTATTGTCATTCTGATCCCGCCGGTTTGTGGCGGGAGAAGAATCCATGACTCGGAACTCCTGTGATGAGCACGGCCGCATCGAAGCAACCTGCAGCCGAATCTCGTTCCATTCCGGATTGACCGATTCGATCAACGCGATTTTCATTTCCCTTACCCAGCTCTTAATTTGCTTTTCCGCGCTATCGGATCGCACGCATCGCCGTCTTCTTCGAAGTGCACAAGTCTCGATATCCGGTATTGATTGGTGAATCCGGGAATATTCTTATCTTTATGCTGAATGATTCTCTTTCGAAGATTATTCGTCACGCCCGCGCATAACGTTCCCCGATTTTGACTGGCGAGCGAATAGAAAAAATATTTTCTTATCGCATTCCCCCCATATTGTTTTCCTTCAAGCGCCCTTTTCATGGTCATGATGAGCCCCGACGTACTTTGCCGGGACGAGGGATCAATGACACTGCGCGCCCGTAATGGTAGGATGAACGATCATAAACACCTCTGCGGGTCACCAGACTGCAGTGTCATGGATTCTTCGTCGGTGCGCTCCTCAGAATGACATTACTTGGGGAGTTTTCGAAGGGTCTGTTCCATTTGCTCTTCTCAAATGCGCGGCTCCCATCCTTTTTCATACTCGCGTCCCCACATTTCCATCGCTTTGGTGTCGTTGAGAATATGCCCCGTCTGCGCGTCCAGGGTTAGCGCCCGGTTCAGTTTCCAGGCGATGTTCGAGAGGAGCAATGTCGTGACGCTGATGTACGCCTCTTCAATGGGCGAATGCAATTTCTCGCCGGTTCGAATACCGTTGATGAAATTCTGAAAATGAGCATCGGTCATAGCGTCCGCGCTCGTGAGATCCTGGGTCGTGCTCTTGTTCCCGACCTTGAATTCGTCGATCTTCTTGTCATCCAGGCCGAAGACTTCGTATCCCTCCCTGTCAATGATCGCCGTACCTTCCGTTCCTTCGATGGCTGCTCCGCGATCCCTGCCGTAGGACCGTTTCCCCTGACAACTGAG
Proteins encoded in this window:
- a CDS encoding GIY-YIG nuclease family protein; amino-acid sequence: MTMKRALEGKQYGGNAIRKYFFYSLASQNRGTLCAGVTNNLRKRIIQHKDKNIPGFTNQYRISRLVHFEEDGDACDPIARKSKLRAG